The genomic window GCAGAACTTGAATGGCCTATCGATATTTTGATCGCCTTGGTTTGGGTTGCGTATGCGGTTGTGTTTTTCGGCACCTTGGCCAAACGAAAAGTTGAACACATCTACGTTGCCAATTGGTTTTATGGCGCCTTTATCGTGGCCGTAGCTGTGCTGCATATCGTTAATAGCGCAGCGATCCCTGTCTCCTTCATGAAATCCTACTCCGCGTATGCCGGGGTGCAGGATGCAATGGTGCAGTGGTGGTATGGCCACAATGCGGTAGGTTTCTTTTTAACAGCTGGCTTTTTAGGAATGATGTACTACTTTATTCCTAAACAAATCGAGCGCCCTGTGTATTCGTATCGCCTCTCTATTGTCCACTTCTGGGCCCTGATTTTTACTTACATGTGGGCGGGACCGCATCATTTGCACTACACCGCTTTGCCTGATTGGGCGCAATCTATTGGTATGGTATTTTCCTTGATTTTGCTGGCACCTTCCTGGGGCGGTATGGTCAACGGTATCATGACCTTGTCTGGCGCATGGAGTAAATTGCGTTCCGATCCAATCCTGCGCTTCTTGATCGTGTCCTTGTCGTTCTACGGTATGTCCACGTTTGAAGGTCCGATGATGGCGATCAAAACTGTCAATGCCTTGTCTCACTATACTGATTGGACTGTCGGTCACGTTCACTCCGGTGCTTTGGGTTGGGTAGGGTTCATCACTATGGGTAGTTTGTATTATTTGATTCCCCGTTTGTTTGGCTTGACGCAAATGTATAGCAAGCGTTTGATCGAGATTCATTTCTGGATCGCTACCATCGGTGTGGTTCTGTATATCGCATCCATGTGGATTGCTGGCGTGATGCAAGGCTTGATGTGGCGCGCAGTTAATGAAGATGGCACTCTGACTTACACATTTATTGAGAGTGTCAAGGCGACATTCCCTTACTACGTGATTCGTATGGTTGGTGGCTTGATGTATCTGAGTGGCATGATCATCATGGCGTATAACGTCGCAAAAACTATCATGGCTGCCAAGCCTGTAAATAATGCGATTCCTGCCTTGCCTCATGTGTCAGCACATGCTTGAGTCAGCCAAATCAACAGGAGAATACTGATGCGAAATTTTACACACGATTTAATTGAACGTAATGTCGGCTTGTTACTGGTGCTGGTGATTTTAACCATCAGCGTCGGTGGCTTGGTTGAAATCGTTCCTTTGTTTTTTCAAAAATCAACCACCGAAGCGGTCGAAGGTATGAAGCCGTATTCGGCCCTGCAATTGACTGGCCGCGACATTTATCTGCGTGAGGGTTGTTACGCTTGTCACTCGCAAATGATACGTCCATTCCGCGCAGAGACTGAACGTTATGGTCATTATTCGGTTGCCGGTGAATCCGTTTACGATCACCCGTTTCAATGGGGAAGTAAGCGTACCGGTCCTGATTTGGCACGTGTTGGTGGTCGCTACAGCGATACCTGGCACCGCGATCATTTGAATAATCCACGTGCCGTGGTGCCAGAATCAAATATGCCGGCGTACTCATGGTTGGAAAAAACTAAGTTGGATCCCGCCGAAATTACCCCGAAATTTAAGGCTATGAAGACCTTGGGTGTGCCGTACACGGATCAACAAGTGAAAGACGCAGCATCTGAATTGGTGGATAAAACTGAGATGGATGCGGTTGTTGCTTACTTGCAGATTTTGGGTACTGCAATCAAAAACAAAAATTAAAGCGCATTGATCACTTTTTAGGGAGTAAATATGAATTTCACGATACTCAGCAGCATAGTGACAGTGGTTAGCATGGTGGTTTTTCTTGGCATTATTTATTGGGCCTTTAGCTCAAAGAATAAGGCGCGCTTTGAAGAAATAGGGCGCATGCCAATTGATAACGATAACGGGAAATAGTCATGGCAGATTTTTTTAATGAAGG from Undibacterium parvum includes these protein-coding regions:
- a CDS encoding cbb3-type cytochrome oxidase subunit 3, translating into MNFTILSSIVTVVSMVVFLGIIYWAFSSKNKARFEEIGRMPIDNDNGK
- the ccoO gene encoding cytochrome-c oxidase, cbb3-type subunit II encodes the protein MRNFTHDLIERNVGLLLVLVILTISVGGLVEIVPLFFQKSTTEAVEGMKPYSALQLTGRDIYLREGCYACHSQMIRPFRAETERYGHYSVAGESVYDHPFQWGSKRTGPDLARVGGRYSDTWHRDHLNNPRAVVPESNMPAYSWLEKTKLDPAEITPKFKAMKTLGVPYTDQQVKDAASELVDKTEMDAVVAYLQILGTAIKNKN
- the ccoN gene encoding cytochrome-c oxidase, cbb3-type subunit I; the encoded protein is MTLIKENTYNYRVVRQFSVMAVVWGVVGMLVGVLIASQLAWPEFLGGIPWLSYGRLRPLHTNAVIFAFGGCALMGTSYYVVQRTSNVRLFAGWLAEFTFWGWQLVILAAAISLPLGYTQGKEYAELEWPIDILIALVWVAYAVVFFGTLAKRKVEHIYVANWFYGAFIVAVAVLHIVNSAAIPVSFMKSYSAYAGVQDAMVQWWYGHNAVGFFLTAGFLGMMYYFIPKQIERPVYSYRLSIVHFWALIFTYMWAGPHHLHYTALPDWAQSIGMVFSLILLAPSWGGMVNGIMTLSGAWSKLRSDPILRFLIVSLSFYGMSTFEGPMMAIKTVNALSHYTDWTVGHVHSGALGWVGFITMGSLYYLIPRLFGLTQMYSKRLIEIHFWIATIGVVLYIASMWIAGVMQGLMWRAVNEDGTLTYTFIESVKATFPYYVIRMVGGLMYLSGMIIMAYNVAKTIMAAKPVNNAIPALPHVSAHA